Proteins encoded in a region of the Xiphophorus couchianus chromosome 11, X_couchianus-1.0, whole genome shotgun sequence genome:
- the LOC114152635 gene encoding protein LIAT1 — protein sequence MADEGKCNKLLQPRVSDLRKNKKRNNASPTDSKLKENPGSLSPISQLPPQDPGQTQLSKFRATGTKPKDNFSRGAGKAKERQKDTKSHLSASHTISNNKVPAHLMKAAVQALDSLRWEGALPDPQEEEKRLERYRAKRRQRYITHREALLKEAQYAMRKTEMKTK from the exons ATGGCAGATGAGGGTAAATGTAACAAACTGCTGCAACCAAGGGTCTCTGAcctcaggaagaacaaaaagagaaataacgCTTCTCCCACCGATTCAAAACTAAAAG AGAATCCTGGGAGTTTATCTCCAATATCCCAGCTGCCTCCTCAAGATCCAGGTCAAACTCAGCTTTCCAAGTTCAGGGCTACCGGTACGAAACCCAAGGATAATTTCTCTCGGGGTGCCGGGAAGGCAAAAGAACGACAAAAGGATACAAAGAGCCACCTGTCAGCCTCTCATACAATCAGCAACAACAAAGTTCCTGCACACCTAATGAAGGCTGCCGTCCAGGCCCTGGACAGCCTGAGGTGGGAAGGAGCGCTGCCGGACCCgcaggaggaagagaaaagacTAGAGCGCTACAGAGCCAAGAGGCGACAGCGGTACATCACACACAGAGAGGCTCTGCTGAAAGAAGCCCAGTATGCcatgagaaaaacagaaatgaagacCAAATGA